The following are encoded together in the Drosophila sechellia strain sech25 chromosome 3R, ASM438219v1, whole genome shotgun sequence genome:
- the LOC6607614 gene encoding LOW QUALITY PROTEIN: spaetzle-processing enzyme (The sequence of the model RefSeq protein was modified relative to this genomic sequence to represent the inferred CDS: inserted 1 base in 1 codon; substituted 1 base at 1 genomic stop codon) — translation MVKVSVCFLIQGFLLSLSFGHVQLQFYNKFSKCDVNEYCTHLQSCDPLKYFLQSEDIGWARTAILXGYKRYCCRKKAYERSNEKCTMLNECAQFQGRTWTTDILKSIINKICYINSGQISVGKRFYVYCQRQEIYNPCQFDEICKSQDSCPSLVRIRGTQKWKKILASRQCGNHAYCCPRQDCPADEKCTRRDKCLRIHNTTLEDGAHLLVNRQCAVDTRAGASDKRHYICCPEPGDVLPKSCGQAPASXRMAYGTVARPNVYPWMAMLMYENRRLATLTNNCSGSLINKRYVHEKFSNTSDFDSDIALVRLQTPVRYTREIGPICVPRDPIPLHKSRLEIAGWGATTHGIFSQVLLRNTVFEYKYNCQNMMPFFRYESQICAVGRNGEDPCKGDSGGPLMITLNIQYQMHVFLAGIISYGSGNCGDNLPGVYTKTGAFFSWISANLKP, via the exons ATGGTCAAAGTATCTGTTTGCTTTCTCATACAAGGGTTTCTACTGTCGCTGTCATTTGGGCATG TTCAGTTACAGTTTTACAATAAATTTTCAAAGTGTGACGTCAATGAGTACTGTACACACCTTCAATCATGCGATCCCTTGAAATACTTTCTGCAATCGGAGGATATAGGTTGGGCCAGAACAGCAATAT CAGGTTATAAAAGATACTGCTGCCGAAAAAAAG CCTATGAAAGATCCAATGAAAAATGCACCATGCTCAATGAGTGTGCCCAGTTTCAAGGCCGGACGTGGACGACTGATATTTTGaaatcaataataaataaaatatgttatatcAATTCCGGACAGATATCTGTAGGAAAAAGGTTCTACGTATACTGTCAGAGGCAAG AGATTTATAATCCTTGCCAATTCGATGAGATATGTAAAAGTCAAGATAGCTGCCCTTCTTTGGTGCGTATTCGGGGAacacaaaaatggaaaaaaatattagcgAGCAGGCAATGCGGCAATCATGCTTACTGCTGTCCAAGGCAGG ATTGTCCAGCCGATGAAAAATGCACCCGACGGGACAAGTGTCTTCGTATCCATAATACTACGTTGGAAGATGGGGCCCATTTACTGGTTAACAGACAGTGTGCCGTCGATACCAGAGCAGGTGCTTCGGATAAGCGGCACTACATCTGCTGCCCGGAACCAGGTGACGTTCTACCAAAGTCCTGTGGACAAGCTCCGGCTTCCTAACGAATGGCATATGGCACAGTGGCGAGGCCCAATGTATATCCTTGGATGGCCATGCTTATGTACGAGAATCGCAGACTGGCGACCTTGACCAACAACTGTAGTGGCTCCCTGATCAACAAACGCTACGTCCATGAAAAATTTTCCAACACCTCGGACTTTGATAGCGATATCGCCTTGGTGCGTCTTCAAACGCCAGTTCG ATATACCCGAGAAATTGGACCGATTTGTGTGCCAAGAGATCCCATCCCCTTGCATAAATCCCGATTGGAAATCGCCGGTTGGGGGGCCACGACCCACGGAATATTTAGTCAGGTGCTGTTGCGCAACACCGTTTTTGAATACAAGTATAACTGCCAAAACATGATGCCGTTCTTCCGCTATGAATCACAAATCTGTGCTGTTGGCCGCAATGGAGAAGACCCCTGTAAGGGAGATTCCGGAGGTCCCTTGATGATAACCCTTAATATTCAATACCAGATGCACGTATTTCTGGCCGGTATCATTTCATATGGAAGTGGGAATTGTGGAGATAATTTACCAGGTGTTTACACAAAGACTGGAGCATTTTTCTCATGGATAAGCGCAAATTTGAAGCCTTGA